One window of the Amycolatopsis mediterranei genome contains the following:
- a CDS encoding TetR/AcrR family transcriptional regulator, translated as MTRPGGRSARVRDAVHDAVVELLAAGEIDAAIPKIAERAGVNPTSIYRRWGSRDALLLDAAVTRLRSTSPIPDTGSLRGDLLGWAEGVERAMRDRHGQILLRALVATLRPDEKPLEYLRARGDDLQATLDKAEARGEPVPSVDEVLDFVLAPLYLRVLFRRAVEPGTGTVLVDRLLRVPRADPAPSDGRGG; from the coding sequence ATGACCCGACCCGGCGGCCGCAGTGCCCGTGTCCGCGACGCGGTGCACGACGCCGTCGTCGAGCTGCTCGCCGCCGGGGAGATCGACGCGGCGATCCCGAAGATCGCCGAGCGGGCGGGCGTGAACCCCACCAGCATCTACCGGCGCTGGGGCAGCCGTGACGCGCTGCTACTCGACGCGGCGGTGACGCGCCTGCGGTCGACGTCCCCGATCCCGGACACCGGCTCGCTGCGCGGCGACCTGCTCGGCTGGGCCGAGGGCGTCGAACGCGCGATGCGCGACCGGCACGGCCAGATCCTGCTCCGCGCGCTCGTCGCCACCTTGCGGCCGGACGAGAAGCCGCTCGAGTACCTCCGGGCCCGCGGCGACGACCTGCAGGCCACCCTCGACAAGGCCGAGGCGCGCGGTGAGCCGGTGCCGTCGGTCGACGAGGTGCTCGACTTCGTTCTGGCCCCGCTCTACCTGCGCGTGCTGTTCCGGCGCGCGGTCGAGCCGGGCACCGGAACCGTGCTCGTCGACCGGCTGCTCAGGGTGCCTCGAGCAGATCCGGCTCCGAGCGACGGCCGAGGTGGTTGA